agagagagagagagagagagagagagagagagagagagagagagagagagaggagatggaATCGGAGAGGATAAGTCTGGCCATTTGGGAGTAGATATTTGTGTGGTGGGAAAATACGTGGACCACGTGAGGCCACGTAACGTCTGTTTGTCCGGGCACGGGACGACGTCCCGCGGTGGAGCATTTCCGTTACTTctgccttcttgtcctccttcaacTCAGGCACTTTGTCCTTCTCCTTCAACTCAGGCTAATGAGCCTTAGGTTCATAGAGCAGCTCACTGAAGCGACACTTCTAATATCTGTTCGGCACAAGTATTATATAAGAGAAATTTTACAATGGTTGGAAGAAACATGAGCCATCCATTCGACGACATTGTATGGTGCAAAAATATGAGGTACCAATGTGAAAGTACCTAGAGGTACTAAATAGGTGAGGACATTTCCAAAATTAGGTTGGACATGTACTAAAATATGTGGGTCCAGGTTTattgtttatttttttttgttatttttcggTTATGGGTAAATGGTAATTTTAGCATCTTCGTTGATGGGCAAAGATGGTAATTTGTTTCGGTTATGAGGAGCTGGGCCGCCTGGTGCTTGTCGGCGGCCGTGGGCACGATGAAGAGGAGGAGGCGTGGTTCGGGCCGACGGAGTCCAAGACGGAGGAGGACGACACGGACAGGGAGCCAACAGCGTTCTACATCCTCTGCTTCTCCCCCGGGTCTGACCTGTCGGCGCTGTTCGTCGGCGCCGGGCGAGGGGGCAAGGAGCGGGGGTTAGTAAGCGAGCCCGCCGCGACCGTGTTGGCCCGCGTGGACCGAGCAGGGTCGTGTGACGTGTCCGCCGCGAGCAACCTGTTCAGCAGGCTCCCGTGCCGGCGAGGCTCGACTCCATGGCCTGCGCGCAGCTCACCAGCAGCGTGCGCATGTCCACCTGCTGCTGGAGAAGAAGTCAAGAAGAGGCACGACAGCTTCTTGCATGGCGACGTGGACAAGGCAATTGATCATTATACCGAAGCTGTGCCCACCCGAGCAGGAGTAGCGAGCGGCTGGTGCTGCACAGCAGCTGCAAGCAGTGCCGGCTCGCGCGGCGCGAGGCCGACATTTGAAACCTCGTGCCAAACTTATCAGGGCCATCAATCCACTAAAAAAATAGCACATCTCCTATTCCTACGAAAGTTAATATAACCATCGATCGTCCATGATAACGGGACAATCTAACGAACAAAAATAAGTACTTAGTAGGCCCGTGCAGTACTCTATGGATGTGTCGATTGAGCTTATCACAATCATACTTGACATCGATAATTCAGGAAGGACCATCCTTGCAAGATATGTCCGAATAGAACTCTTTGAGAGGACTCTTCTTTCGCCACTTAACCTCACGCAGGACAGAGGAGAAGCCGGTGCATGCCATTGCAAGACCAACAGATCGAGCAAGGGAGGAAGAaggaacagagagagagagagaaggagggagCTGTCGGACGCACCGGTATATGCCCCTACCGCGCTAGGCAGGGTGACATGTCAAGCTTGTCGTGCCAGACAAGATGGTGCGGTGAGGGGAGCCACGTAGTAGCCGGCGTGGATCTATCTGTCACGCTAGCGGGTTGACCACACCACATGAGATGGCGTGATATTGCAGTTTTGTCGGAGTTAGTTTAAAAAATAAAACCAAATTGAGGTTAGtaataaaatattatttaaaaagaattaaaataaaaaatcctATAGCGAGCAGTAGTCAGAGATTTAGAATCTTGACAACAACAGCTATAATCGGGATtcataatcttttttttttttgccccttACATAAACTTGTGCACACCTTAGAAAAAATAAAGAGAAGGCCAATAtaatcattttgttttgttttccctATCATAGGAAGTTGTTTTGATAAACGGTCTAATAAACCTGTGGTAGTGCAAATGCAGCGGAGCGAGGGAGTggttaaaaagaaaaataaattgaAAAGATAATTTTGCCCCCTTACATAAGCCTGTGCACACCAGCACACTCGCTCtgattaaagatggcaacgggtaaaaTCCGTGCGGACACTAGCCCTAGATATCCATACCCGCGAGCAAAAATCCGTGCCCGCGTCCGTTAACCGTCACGGGTAGAAAACCATGCCCGTGCCCGCTATCCGCGGATATCACATGCCCGCGGGCACACCCGTATACCCGCAAAAATGAAGCAACAAAGCACCCAACCATATCTTAATAGCAAGTAAGAAataatatatcaaaaaataaacgTCTATATCTCAACATTAGATAAAGTATGACACATTGACCATACAAGACTCATCAAAAGTCTACATTAGTGTATCTCAAGTTATCACAAATTAACACGAATAAAGACATACAACTGTATATAGACTTATAGGGTCATTGGCACGGGTCTAGCGGGTTTGCGGGTGCGGATATCATTTTTTCATGCCCACGAGCAAATATCCATCGGGTTTAGAATCACACTCATGCCCGTGCCCGTGGGCATAAACTTAAACCCATATCTATGCCCATAGGGTTTTTTATCCGCGGCCACGCGGATATTTTGTGCACGTTGCCATCTTCAGCTCTGAAGTACCTTCTCTCCAAAAGTCCAACCTCGCAAATCTGCAAAGACGTAGCCACGAACATGGAGCAGCAAGTCGAgcacagccatctcccaatccgaggcctcagcctccacATGGCCCAAGCAGGCAAAGGTTCGCATCTGCTCTCTTGCTCGCCGGCGGGCTCAAGCTTCCTCTGTTGAAGGCCGGTGCGCATGCGCTCGAGATTGAAGCATAGCGACACCTCTCCTGTCGCCGTCTCGTTTTTGCTGCAGGCGAGCTGGGCACGGTGGTGTTCCTGCACGGATTCCCGGAGATATGGTACTCGTGGCGCCACCAGATGCTGGCCGTGGCCGCCGCCGGGTACCGCGCCGTCGCGCCGGACTGGCGAGGGTACGGGCTCTCGGACCAGCCGCCGGAGCCGGAGGCCGCGTCGTACGACGACCTGTTGGAGGATCTCCTCGCAATCCTCGATGCCCTCTCCGTTCCCAAGGTAATACTGCTTTTTTTTAGAATCGCTGTGGTAAGTTCTTGGGTTTGGTCTTGATTGGGGGAATTTTTTCTGGTAGTTGTTGGTTCAGTACTTCAGTGCGACTTGTCACTGTTAGCTTATCTGATATGATACTGCGATTGGCACGATGGGTGGACAGGAACCATGTAAGAATGTTCCGACATGGCTATATGTTTTGAAGGATTTGGAATGTACATCTCAAACGATATgctaggattttttttaaaaaaaatactacgGATGAAGTAGTTCTGAAGGAAAATTGCTGTTAAGTTTGTGCAATTCTAAGGGCACGTAGAATTCGTTCACCACTGTTTTCCATCTCATGCGACGATATGATTTGTTGGGAAAACATACTTAGTGTATATTTAGATAGAAGAAACAAATAAGACCAACATTTTCAATCCAACCTCTTGGCAGTTTATTTTTATTCAGAATAAGGTGGAAATTTGAAGGAAAAAAAAGGATAGAATTCCTGTGTATTTCTTAGAGAAACCTTCTTGGCAGTTCTATTGTCCATCAGACTAAGCTTTGCCTATTTTGGTTATCTGCCCAGCTTGTGCTACTAAGTCATTAGTTCAGTTGAATTAAATAATTTCCAATCATAGTAAAATTTCTTCAAAAAATAATCTTACCTTGTGAATCTTGACAGGCTTTCCTTGTGGCGAAGGATTTCGGAACCATGCCAGCCTATGAGTTTGCTCTACGTCACCCTAGCCGCACATGTGGTGTTATGTGTTTGGGGGTCCCCTTCCTTAACGGTGGCTCATCCTATACCAGCTTGCCAGAAGGCTTCTACATTTTGCGCTGGCGGGTTGTTCTCTAAtctgaaaaaaatatataatcccCATCGCCAAATTGAGTACAGTTGCCGAAAACAATGACAGGGGAAGCTTGTTCTTGTAGGAGCCGGGAAGAGCGGAGGCTGATTTTGGCCGGTATGATGTCAAGAGAGTTGTTCGGACCATCTACGTGCTCTTCTCTAGGAGCGAAATCCCAATAGCAAAAGAAGACCAAGAGATTATGGACCTTGCGGACTTGTCAACACCTCTTCCAGAGTGGTTCACTGAGGATGATCTCGCTGTGTATGCTTCACTCTATGAGAAATCGGGTTTCCGGTATCCAATGGAGATGACATATAGGTAACAATAGCAACTGGGCCAACCATACTATTCGTTTTGTGGGTTTTGAAAAATCAAGGTGTAATGTGCTGCATTTGACAGGACTCTCCATAAAAGGAAGCCAATTGAAGATCCAAAATTTCAAGTCCCAGTGTTTGTTGTCATGGGGGAGAAAGACTATGTGTTCAAGTTCCCTAGTGTTGAGTCTGTTTTGAAAGATGGCATCATGGAGAAATTCGCACCGGACCTAAAGATCACCTACATCCCTGAAGGAAGCCATTTTGTTCAGGAGCAGTTCCCGGACAAGGTGAATGATCTCCTGGTCAGCTTCTTGAAGGACCACCCTGTGTCTGCATAGATGTTCTAGCAGTTCATGTTCACTGTCATAAGCAACAGCTACGATGGGCAAAACTGCTTTGTGTAGTGTCGCCAGTAAAGGAACAATCTGATGAGTGAATTCAGCTTCCAGTGTTTTGACTGTGTTTGCATCTAGCGTGTGAAACAAATTTTAAAAATCAAGCAGTATTGATTGCATAGAGCATCAGTGTTCTTGAAGAAAATGATTGGAGACTGAAAATTCAAGTATTGCCCTAGAAACTGTCATCGCAGGTTGCAAACTGTCAAACTGAGTAGTCGAACCTGATCATAGTCTGCCGTGGCCAGGAGAGTTCTTGTGAGCGGCTTTGATGGTCACTTGCTCGCTTGGATGTGCTCGACTATATAAACTGCACGCATAAAAAAAAAAGAGTGGTAAAAAACTGAATTCAGGCAGGCAGTGACCTAGAACCAGCAGAAGATGCGTTATGCCCAACGTTTTAAATCTCCAGCCATGGTATTAGCGAATGACATCTAAAATAGCTAATAGCGAAATTAAATGGGGCTATGGCAGACTATAGCCGCTAAATTGTACGTTAACACAAATATCTTGACCTTCCCCCAAATAATCTTTCAACGGTACAATAAACACATTGGATAGAAAAGATCAATTAATTTACTAATTCAAAGCACACAAACTCTTCATCTCATAGGGTAACCAAACAGATGAACTTTGATCTAACAGAAAGCTACTCATCACCATTGGCGTCAGAGCATACAAACTCTCATCTCATAGGGTAACCAAACAGATAGAACTTTGATCTACCAGGAAGCTACTCATCACCGTTGGCTTCAGATGAATGTGTTAACCAACCCAAGAAAACATACAAGAGTCTATAGGTTTACGACAAAACGACAGGTTGCATTAATCTTGCTACATAACGAAAGAGAATTTTTGAGTGCCTATGCATAAATCCACTACAATCTCCCTGACAAGTCACAACCAGCACCAGCAGGCCAGAACATATAGAATCAACCCTGCAATTAGATGAGAAAAATCAGTGTTAGTCGATGCAATGTGACATTTATGCTAGCATCAGGTGCTGTTAATTAGGATGTTACGAATGCTTACTAATCAGTGCATCCTCATGCCAGAAAAACATAATAAAGCAGAAAACAGAGTAATAGCTTAACTGAGTAACAACAGCTACTATATAGTCAGTTCTGAATTTTCAGATGCACCGGCAGAGAGCAGGCCAAAGTAGCTGTTGTTCTGTTAGGTCTCATTGCATGAGTCAGTGTGCATCTGAAATTCTGAACTGACTAAAGTAGTAGCTGCTGTTCTGTTAGGTCGCCTAACACTAATTAATTAACAACACCTCTGTCCCCAGAACCAGCCAACATCCAACTCAGAGTTTATAATTCATGCTAATGTTACAAAAATGGGTTTGAGATGCGAGCTTCGGCTATGCCAGAAAAATACTTTTTAAAGAAAATTAATATATGCATCACACGCACAAGCTTTCTCAGTTCCTCGATACTAGTATAACCAAACTAGCAGGATCGCACAGAGCACTGACAAGCAGAGCACTGAATAAGTGAACAGAGCACTGACAGCATGCACATGAAAATCAGACCTCGACTAACTAGCAGGCTCGTGCAAAAAAAAGCAAATGCACTGAGCAGGTGCAATGATCAAGAAACATTGTCAACTTACTATTCAGATATAATGAAACCAAGAGCTACTTTCAGCTCTACTGCATAACTGTAGCTAAAGCTCACATAACATTTCTGAAAAAGAAGTGGTCACATAATACAGAAACATTGTCACAGTACTAATTTGTAATCTCCTTAGTCCTTTGGTTTCACGGATTTATTATGTGTATAAACAAACGGTCTCATCTACAGAATATGGCCTGCTACCTGAACAATCAGTTGCCTGCATGTACAGTACATATGTGCTATATGCCTATATCTCCTATCCTGCTTTCATGTACAGAGGCTGAAGGAGAACAACTGAACAAGGTTAGGAGGGAGAACCAGATAAAGATTGCTACTACCTATATCTCATCCAGACAAGTTATCTTAATTCCTTATGCAATGGTTAAATACTTAAATTGTATATGCATTGATGTTTATGTTCAGTTCAGTAACTAGCTGTTGTTTTGCATTATTTTTGTCTTACATATGCAACTTGTCTTTGTAGGTTCAGGTTAACAGGCTATTGTCCATGAAGAAATATATGACGCTAGGAGGAACCAAATCCAAATTAATTAGGTAATTATTTTTGTACTGGTCCATATTTCATCTAGTGTGTTGTACCGCAAGAATAGAATTATCCTTCTAAATATGCATACAGTGCAGCACCATGGATTGTAGGCTACCAAGGTAAGCATTGCAGTTTGCAGAACAGACAACAAATACAGCAAAATTAAAGAATCTGAATCCAGTGCATCTACATCAAAATGTTCACATATACAGATATAGGAGTACTAGATCAAGAATGCACAAGTGATGTGCCATTGACCCAAACACACTCCAGTGGAAACAAATCGACAGGATTGCACCTAGTAAGAAACATAGAACAATAAAAAAGCACCAGTTGTAGCAAGAACCACCAAAAGAACACACAGTTCCAACCAAATAGTTGCTTTTCAAATTCTTTCAGTGCCAATGTGtagttttcttttctttctttctttctttcttttttttttttgaaaaggccAATACATAGTTTGAACTTCTGAAAGCATGCAGAGCAAAGTTTAACTGAATTGCACAAATGTAGTACTAAAAAGAAAAGGTGCACAACACTTTTatgaggaacacaacaaaatggaTTGCAGTAAGAATTATGATCATTTGCAATTACAAAAAGTGACAAAAGTTTGAACTGGCATAGCCCCAACAAATTGACTTCTACAGCCAACCCTAGCTAGGCTGAACAAGGAACAAGACTAGAGTCCCAGCACATGCATTAGAAGAACTGGCTGAAGGTCATTATAAACAAAGGCTTATTTGGCTGATCTTAAGCCTATCtcattgtgggggtatggcccccggtatcctcaagacaagatatgggccgcaccatcagaggtggcccggcccacaagatcaaagcgtgcacggcgctgctcggcgtgcaccgcaagctattgtatagtaccaaatatgatactttacttataaccctacccctccagagtatataaggagaggcagggggtcccctagtggacaagatctatctactacatctcaatacaatacaccaaagacacaggacgtagggtattacgtcgatcagacggtccgaacctgtctaaatcgctgtctctgcgccttgtgtcaccatctggttcctgattacgcgcacctccaccgaaaaatctaccatcgcgggatacccctcggtggactgtcgatgatattctgtcgacaattggcgcgccaggtaggggtgtgcgcttgatcccatggcgagccagatggacctcaaatcaacagcgcgttctcgtcatcaatctcgtggagatccatgttggtctacgacgacgattcatcactggctacaccggcccccgcgacagcagatccgatctcagaaccacctccgaggtcgtcttcaccaacaactcaccccccgccaggtgctcgccgtcaacgccgaccagataacgctatACGTCaccgaccagactttctgtctaaagctaagtcacgttttaatattcttctaaatattctctaatctccatatatcgccataatgtttctccgagctgttttctccatatttgctctccaaacgatttttcgaacccccgaacagtcatgttgatgctcggacgcctccagagatggccctgtctccggctcctccctacacgtgcacgagcgtctgccctctgcattatgggtagttggcagcggctccttagcgacgctttgttcttcctacacgtgcatgggctccgcgccccgcgttatggtgaacaggctagctagggctggagactcagctacacactaactggtcggacggtttatattaaatataaatatatcttcacgtcaactgatcgccgaactgcatacgtcgtttcatcaccattgctgatttttctctggagtttatttatttgtacatcatgtactacccgttctatatatttgtattgcaggatcatcgcccaagtgatcggaccacctggtgctcagacttctccaccgatcaactggttggaccgcttggttcatgaactccgtcgtcgaccagttgatcggactgttcgccggtcgcctCTACTCAAttctcacttcgccgccgaccagtggactagactgttcgtcgctcgtgctttatcgccagctacgccggttactcctcggcgctcggattcttcgtgctcgaggactaagtgggcacacttcaccgcacggacatcgctaatgacgccggggactcctcggttctcggtgctcggacatcgccagcgacgctggggactcctcgcccctcggtgctcggacatcgccagcgacgccggggactcctcgcccctcggtgctcggacatcgccagctacggcgggaactcctcggtgctcggacattgccagcgacgtcaggggctcctcgctcctcggtgctcggacatcgtcaacgacgccggggactcctcgctcttcggtgctcggacatcgccagctacgccgagaactcctcggtgctcggacatcgccagtgacgccggggactcctcgtccctcggtgctcggacatcgccaacgacgccgggggctcctcgctcctcggtgctcagacatcgccagcgacgccgggggctcctcgttcctcggtgctcggacatcgccagctacgccgtgaactcctcggtgctcggacatcgccagcgacgccggggactcctcgctcctcggtgctcggacatcaccagcggcgccgggggctcctcgctcctcggtgctcggacatcaccagcgacgccggggactcctcgctattcggtgctcggacatcgctagctacgccggggactcctcggtgctcggacatcgccgcctacgccgggggactcctcggcgctcggacatcgccagctacgccggaaactcctcgatgctcgaacatcgccagcgacgccgggggctcctcgctcctcggtgctcggacatcgccctcggtggtcggatcttgctacgtctcatcggtgtgctatcaagctgcttcatgctattcagatcagggtgctgatcttggacagcacatctggggtcttgatacgcgcatgtcggataacgtcggcaaagctttcagacttctttttctttgaccctgctacaagattcattcttcatcttccagcaggctcggggactaagtgggcacacttcaccttgcggtgaatgtgcgcttttctcatctcgaggctacgcccggggactggctgcctgctcggctggtcttctactttctgaccgtgtcaccacgtgactacgtcacctactgtcaggctcggggactagctgtgggggtatggcccccggtatcctcaagacaagacatgggccgcaccatcagaggtggcccggcccacaagatcaaggcgtgcacggcgttgctcgacgtgcaccgcaagctattgtatagtaccaaatatgatactttacttgtaaccctacccctccagagtatataaggagaggtaggagtCCCCTAATggacaagatctatctactacatctcaatacaatacacaaaagacacaggacgtagggtattacgtcgatcagatgacccaaacatgtctaaatcgctgtctctgcgccttgtgtcaccatctggttcctgattacgtgcacctccaccgacaaatctaccatcgcgggttacccctcggtggactgccgacgatattctgtcgacactcaTGAGCCAGTTTTTTCTCACAGAAAATCTGCTCAACAGGCCATCTTGATGTAGGCCAACAATGCAAGCAGACTGCAATGGGTGCTTACTAATCGCTCATTCACACAACCAGTGGCCAAATGTACAGGTCTGAAATGCAAGAGGCAAGACTTGGAATAGAAAAACATACCTCTCCATATCCTTAAATCCTCCTTGGTGACATAGAAGGTGGGAAACCAAAATATGGATAGGCACCACAAGCAGGCGATCTTGTCCTACCGACCCTCTCAATATTGAAAGACTTAATCTCAAGTGAAAAAAATGCTAAATATGTTGT
This sequence is a window from Miscanthus floridulus cultivar M001 chromosome 10, ASM1932011v1, whole genome shotgun sequence. Protein-coding genes within it:
- the LOC136486397 gene encoding uncharacterized protein isoform X1, producing the protein MEQQVEHSHLPIRGLSLHMAQAGKGELGTVVFLHGFPEIWYSWRHQMLAVAAAGYRAVAPDWRGYGLSDQPPEPEAASYDDLLEDLLAILDALSVPKAFLVAKDFGTMPAYEFALRHPSRTCGVMCLGVPFLNGGSSYTSLPEGFYILRWREPGRAEADFGRYDVKRVVRTIYVLFSRSEIPIAKEDQEIMDLADLSTPLPEWFTEDDLAVYASLYEKSGFRYPMEMTYRTLHKRKPIEDPKFQVPVFVVMGEKDYVFKFPSVESVLKDGIMEKFAPDLKITYIPEGSHFVQEQFPDKVNDLLVSFLKDHPVSA
- the LOC136486397 gene encoding uncharacterized protein isoform X3, producing the protein MNMEQQVEHSHLPIRGLSLHVAQAGKGELGTVVFLHGFPEIWYSWRHQMLAVAAAGYRAVAPDWRGYGLSDQPPEPEAASYDDLLEDLLAILDALSVPKAFLVAKDFGTMPAYEFALRHPSRTCGVMCLGVPFLNGGSSYTSLPEGFYILRWREPGRAEADFGRYDVKRVVRTIYVLFSRSEIPIAKEDQEIMDLADLSTPLPEWFTEDDLAVYASLYEKSGFRYPMEMTYRTLHKRKPIEDPKFQVPVFVVMGEKDYVFKFPSVESVLKDGIMEKFAPDLKITYIPEGSHFVQEQFPDKVNDLLVSFLKDHPVSA